Within Scomber japonicus isolate fScoJap1 chromosome 18, fScoJap1.pri, whole genome shotgun sequence, the genomic segment CAACCGgtagctgttgagatatttcactgaaaaactaaaatgtcAACCACATGGTGGTGCCAAagaagtcagaggatcaccaaagtctgtagtatttgtcatctAGAAACCATGTTCATTCAGTACATGttgaaataaactgaaataatgTTGGATATGTGCAAAATTTGATCTGCTGGCAGAGCTACAAGAAAAGTCAGAGGTCAACCCCAACAGTGTTTCAGATGCAACATATCGTTATGAACAGACCATCACATTTATCAtaagaagacaaacacacaacttAAATTGTTTCAGTATTTGgaaaaaagatttttattttacttttgtcaAATTCCAAAAGTAGAATGATCTCCTGTACATGAAGGTGATTTGTTGTAGTAACTGGAGAaagaagctgtaaaaaaaaaaaaagaaaccctgtACCAAGTACGCCAAAAGAGTCAAGACTAGCACTGATGTTTTACACTGCAGCAGTAATAAGTTCATACTAAGGCTGCTCACGTGTGTTAAAGCCTCTTCAGTTTACTGCTACAGTCACTTTCAGACCGACTGGTTTTACTGGCCCAGCTTGAGTTAAGAAGAACTGGAGGCTGGGTCGCTTCATTGAGAGACGCAGGCTTAAGGTATTGCATGTAAAGGTGGGGTCCGTccaatatattaataataattatgattgGGTGAAACTCAGGAGTCCAGTCGACATATGGGGCCGTCGTAGACCATCTGTAGGTTCACCTTGTGTCCCACCAGTTCTCTGATGTTGTTGATGCCGTATTTAATCATGGTGGGCCTGCAAGACAAGACAAggcaagacaagacaagacaagacaagacaagacaagacaagatgAGATAAGAAGGCTGTGTGAGTAACAGCTCCTGTGAGACACCGACTGCAGCCACAACAGAGACCAAAGTGTGTGTTCTCTGACCTGTCGGACCTGGAATAGAAACATAAACAACAGAGTGCTGGCTACGAGAGGGAGGATTACTCAGTGTGGATTATTAGTGCCTTTCCCAGCTCACTCGCTGTGTAGTCATCAACCATGACAGTTGTCCTCAGTTGAAACTGAGATATAACTCATTTGAACCCAGAGTATTTTGTACAGTCGTGTAGTCATGTGGTGGAAAAAAGCTACACATTATTACTAAATGACCCACGTGAGGAGATTTACCTCAGAAGCTGACAACAAAACTGGGATTTTAGTGGGATTAAAGTTTTGTGATGactacatatttaaaaaaggacatttaaatgctttgtggaaaaaataaacaagattTTGACTAGCTGGTAAGAGGAACATTAAAAAATAGTTCAAAttcataatgtaaataatatattCCAATCATTTGTGAACAGGAATAATCCTCTACAGGCAATAAACCTACATATTTACACATGTGGGTCAGATGTGAGCTCAGTGTCTATACCACCAGAGCTCTGATGACGTCTACAAAGAGACAGAATCACACCTTTAATACCGACATAGAACATTTAAGAGATGAGGTATGGATTTAACCcatatacagatacagatatgCTCCCATTATCAAAAGCTTCAGGTCAGTCCTGATCTGTATAATCCACTCAACACAGGTCGGTATTCTCTCTGTATGCAACTGCTTTATATTCTGTTCCATTCACCTTTCCAGAGATAGTCCCCAGGCAATTACTGACACATCCTCAGGAAGACCCATGGGCAGCAGCATCTCTGGGCGGAAGACCCCCGAATTTCCAACTTCCACCCACTTTTTCAGCCCTGTATGTACAGAAAGACGTTATATAGAACTGTTGGTAGAAAGACAAACACCACTAAACAGAACTACTCCACACAGGCAGAGAGCAGTAACTACACCCATGATGTAGTCGAGAAAAAAGGGTTTAAAGTTCAAACTGTAACAGAGAGAaagcttataaaataaaactaaaaatcacatacagaaaaaagaaagaaaagtgatttGTTGGTTGAGACTTGGGACAGAAAACAACAGCTGGTCAAAGTAACAGAGCATCAATGGTATCAATCTAGTACTATGTATCTTTATGTAGCAGTACTATACCTTCATGGTAACTGAACACCTCCATGCTAGGCTCTGTGTATGGGTTGTAGGCAGGCTTGAAGCGTAGTTTGGTAATTCCTAGAAACAAAGGAGAAATATTGGATTATGTGGATTGAAAAATGATCTAGAGGAACATAAAGATTAACACAATTATACCTCAGGAACATTTTAGCACCATTATAAAACCATTCAACTGACTTCTTAAAGTTATTATCTTTAAAACCTTCGACGGATTCAACCTCAATGTTCTCCATACTGTTTATGAATAGCTCTACATCCTGTAATGACTTCTctatattgtagtttttattgttAAAGACAGAGTTTGCCATTACTGTGCTGCTTTCAGATGACCTTCTCAGTTTGTTATGGTTTGTAACTTTATCTCATTGACGTCAGCTTCACTGTTTACTCTACTACAGCTGTGTTAAGTTACTGCTAATGCAAACCAAACATTTTCTAATGCTGCCAGTTCACATTAGCAGTATTCTTCAGTTGCTTCTTtgttgtatttaaaaacaaacaaccaaaccaCAAGTCATATTCACAGTGTCATGGAGCCCCTCCCTCACCTAGTTTAGTGAAGAACTGATGCAGGATGCCCATGAGGTCTCCCAGTGTCAGCCCGTAGTCGGCCACCACGCCCTCTATCTGGTGGAACTCTGCCAGATGGGTGGCATCTAGGGTCTCATTCCTGAACACCCGGTCGATGGAGAAGTACTTGACGGGGGTGAACTTCTCCTGGTGGATGGGTGGACGATTTGACATATTGGTGgtaagatggagagagagagaagagcctcgTGGTTAAATACAGTTCAGTCAAAAACACATGGTCGACTGCACGTGTGACTGTTGTATCTAACCGCATGCTGCTATAACAGCCTCTACTCTTTGACAGCTTTCAGTAAGAAGAGTGTTAGAGAGGTCAGGCAGAAGGCTCATAGCAGGCACTATTTTTGGATCTAACAAAGCCTCATATGTGAGAGGTATAATCCTAATCCTATACCACAAATcatcattttgttattttgaaaTTCATTTGCCAGCCTCAACAGATCACCATTACTTCCTGAACACTAGAAGTAGTAAGTCTACGTGTGACTCACCTGTTGGGCGAGTTTATACAACATGCGTGCGCTGACTGCTGTAGTGTGAGTGCGGAGGATGTTCTTCTGCGCCTCCTCCAGCTTCCAGTCGTATTTGTACCTGAGAGACAGCAGGATATTGGATAATGTGTGAGATGTAAATATGGACTGAACCGTAATGTTACTttctatgtgagtgtgtgagtgtgtctcacCCTTGTGAACCATATCCTCCCTCTGAGTGGACCTTCTTCACTTTCTCCAGGTAGTCCGGTGGGAACTCATGGGCGAGTGCTGGGTctgagaaaaaatgaaaagaaaagccCACATGGTGAGAATAAATGGAGTCAGATACGAGTGTGCGTGACAGGtgctcagagagagaaaatgtgtgacGCTCTTAAGTCTcaccagacaggaagaaggTGTCGTGCTGGTCTCTGGCCGGGTGCTGCTGAGGCTGGAACAGAGAGTCGAAGTTCCAGAAGGAGCTTTCTATGAAGTTGTTGGTCGGCATCTCAGTGAAActacagagagcagagagtccAGTCAGTGTGTTATACAAGCAAGTGTGtgatgatgatttaaaaaaaaatatttaaaagctaCTCACCCCATCTCCAGGAAGATCTGTCTGAACTGTGTTCGCACCTTCATCAGCGGGTGCAGGTGACCAGAGTCTGGAGCTACACCCATGGCGTTAAAGTTGTATGGTTTAAAGGTCTTGTCTTTCCAGTTACCcctgcaacacaacacaaagaaGACTGTAGGggtaagagaggaaaaaggtgACCAGCCATTTCAATAAAACTACAGTATCTTTGCCATCACACCCGGGTCACACTCTGTTTGAACTGCTTCAGACGTTACAGGACAGTTCAATCACAGACAAGCAGGTTAAAAAACTGTGTTTATTCTAGAGCAATAACTGCTCTAAATGCTCTAAAAACCTGATTAGTGTAATATTAAGGGGAATCGTGCCATATTGATGGCAGCGAGTGGaatgtcttgtttgtttgtgtgtgtgtgtgtgtgtgtgtgtgtatactgtgttttagttagtttagtgtTTAGTTAGTTTTAGTACTAATTACTCattcattttattcctttacaagcgccttctttttttttttaaattagggtattattcttttttcttttccattctATTCTAGCCTTAATGTTGCTGGGCTAGTGAGTAGTCAGTCTATATTAGAGTCAGTCAGCACTAATAGTTTCTTTAGTCCTAGAGGAGTTTTTCTGAAGGCTTGTGTAACATGTTTTTCAGTCTAAAGCATCTTGTAACATCTCTACTGCACAAACAGAATATGTCATGCTGCCATATATCACTGTGACAGATGATAAGGAGTTATAAATGCTGACTGCCTAAGAAAATAAACAACCGCTTCCAAGAGCATTAGTagtggagtgtgtgtgactatactAGAATGTAAGTTATatttaagtaaaacattttacaaaaacaGATGTAGGAAAATGGAGAGGCATTTTATAATCTGGCCCTTAAATCTGGGTCAGTACCTATTATTTTATAACATCTGAggtataattatttttaaaggcCATTATCATGATGGATCATACACCTTTGCTAATTTGCAAGgtatgggggaaaaaatcaatacTGCAGCAGCTCTAACTACACATACTAATTCTCCCAAAAGTCCACCATGGTTTGAGCATGTTTAATCTGGAGCTGAGCCGACTGAGACCATCAAATCTATATCTACACTAAAATCTGCACAGAGATGTAAAAAGCGTTGTGAATTTTTGGCCAGGGTGGAAGAAAGAACATCTGGCTACTGCTTTTAGCTAAATCCCCTCTATGATATGATTTCAGTCAAACCTGAGGTAAGGACTTTATGTCATTCTGCTGGCATTCGACCTCAGCATGAAAACAGCATAAGCATTATGAGCATGTttgatatttatgtatttaggtttttttttcttattctaaAGCATCTTACAGGAATAGTTGTTagggacataaaaaaacatgtaagtCATTgacaagtgtaaaaaaaacttCTGAGATTCCcatgggggggcggggggggggggttcttttagtcttgttttttctttttagcctGTCATTGTTTACAGTTGATTAGCTGCTGCTTACACTGTAACCATGGTGATGAACAGTCGCTGCATTCATTtcgatattaaaaaaaaaaaagtctaaacaTGAAGGTCTAAAGTTATGAGGAGCATATTTTTTTGATGATGTATAAATATCTGTGATGGAAATCTGAGATAATCTGAGTTATTCCTGGAAAGTGTAAACCACCGAttcctgagagagagagtgtgtgtgtgtgtgtgtgtgtgtgtgtgtgtgtgtgtgtgtaacgctACTGTATGTTCAGAAGTGACTGATTTATGACTTTAGAACAAAGGGATCATAACTGTTTGTGTAACTcaattataatatttaacattttccgACACCCTGCATCAACTATGTGTATCAACAGTCTAAAAGTGTCAAGTATCGCAGTATTTACTTGGTTTAaatcgttttttttttgggggggtgtgTCATTACCATTTTGTCCAACCCTGCCTTTAGGACAAAGCCCTCATCTTTGGACTCGTCCCCTTTTTTGGGTGGaggtttctctgtgtcctctggtCTGAGACCCAGCACACCGTCACTGACTGACAGGGGAGGGCAGACAAAGACACCTTTTCCATATTAAGTAGAATCTGGACTCACGTGGCGATCATCTCTGGTGTGAGCTCCGTCTCCTGCTTGGTGACTGTGGTGCTGAAGGAGCTTCCCTTAGTGATCCAGTAAGACTTCACCGTCctaaacacacatcaaaagaaaaacactcaaTACAATCAGAAATATGAGTAACTCTGACTGGCTGTGTGAATATAACTGACTTTTATTACACAGTGAGgaacagaaacattttttatgcTCTTATGGAGCCctatatcttttatttttagactaCATTAatgtagctttgcatgattcacaattttaaaaaactccttatttatcttgtgCTGGTTCTTTATGCagaccctcagttcagcctctgtctctaacagtcCATTTGGCctcaattcacacacacatgtgctgCGGCGTTCACGTGTGCGCTTCACATCAGTGATGTTTTAATCCCTCCACACTTCTGCTAAGCATCCTCCTCAACATAGTATATTCTGCAGTGTGTTTTGCACCCAAGTATAACATCAGATtgacaataatagtaataatagtttGGGCTCCAGCCAATGATTACTGCATTATGCATTCAGCTTTTTTCACTTCCCCGTTTACACCAGATTATTCAATAAAACTGTAGTTAGGAAGTGAACCTCTGTCAGTTAGTTGCActgagcctctctctctctgtctggcaGTCACAACAAACCCTCTACTGCCACCTACCGgtagacacatacacattcacactcgTGCTGTTTATAAAGTCTGGAGACTTACACTTCAGAGAGCAGCTTTCTCTTCTTCagttcattcttttctttctcttccagtTGAGAGAAGTTGCCTTTCTGTaccagcagcagcttctctctAACCTGGTCTTCTATGCTCTCCACCTGTCGACCAAaacagaaccacacacacacacagcttattTAAACCAGGGACTACTGAACACAGCGGGCCATGATAACAGGTTGATATAAAAGAATACGTACAGCTTTGAATATCCTGGGGCCGCCCTCGTGTGCTTTGTCCACTCGGATCCACTTGTTGGACATGGCCTTGCTGAAGCCGATCTTCCCAAAGGACAGTTTCTACACAGAGACAAGTGCAGAGGTACAATAATGTTACTGCACACTGAAGGATTGTAGAATTTAAATAGTATCCATAGTTCAAATACAATGTTCATTTCATTGTATTACCACTTAACACGAGAAGTGCACCGATACCAGTATTTCAGTACCAAACACTGACAGAATTACAACTCTTAACAGTAGagacatttttctctcttaGCGCAATACTTCTTAAAAACCAAATAGTGTGTGTCATTACATGTATCAATTATGGTGTCTTCATTTATCTAAAGAGCTAAAACGTATTAGGGAGATGCATCAGCAACAACTATTATCATCTTGTGTAAACATCGTTCCACAATTATTTGTTTTAGGCTAAAAATTGGGATGTACATAAACTATTTGTCATAAAATGGCTAATATGACTTTTGTTGAAACATATAAAAGGTGAAAGATGTACTTTTGTAATCATGTGCACACAAAGAGATACGAACTTGTCACTCACCATGAGCTCACTCTGAGCCAGACCCTCCAGAGGGATGGAGTTAAAGACCCGGGCTTCATGGCTGCCCTGCCCGGCTATCTCTGAACCCTCCCCGGTCAGTTCCCAGTGTTTGGAGGAGCGCAGTTCAGCTGAGATCATCTGCACAACAGGGAAGCACACAGGACAGTCAGCTCATCAACTTCAATttcatttataaagcactttaaacacaacaaagatGTGcttcacacagaggaaaaacacacaaaaaataaaaacacaataaaaaagaaatcaaaaaacTACAACAACATCAATAATGAAAGTACATGATCATAGAGAACACCTTCCACTCTTTAACCCTCAtcctaaaaacatatttagagGACTGCTGACTGGGGACCCcaaaaataaactactgtaagaaaCAATCAACATAGCAAAAATattcaaagagaaaaaaaagaaagtataatttatatttattattgacaTTTTAAGGAAAATTAGTTAATTTGCCTTTACACAAAATATTCAAACTAAAGTGACAGTGcccaccctcccccctccccataGTGTGTGACACTTTAAATTAGGACCCATGGGAAACATAACCTCAATAAGTAGTTCCATGTATTAAAACTGCACAGTCAAAATTGGTTGCTTACGACTGGGACAACAAGGACCCCAAGACATggggattttaaaaaaacactcattaaaATATAACCACAAGACACTTATAAGACgtcaacagaaacacaacaaatgatataataatgattTGATATGGGGATATGACACAAAGTAGACCTCTGTGGTCTGGCTGAACCCCAGTCAGCAGTATTGAGATTAAACTGAGTGTCCATATTGCATCAGTCTCTCTACATGAACCAGTGTTGTCGGACTTCCGCCGGAGGAAACTCACGTCTCCGAGAGCCTGCAGACTCTTCACGGCTCCCACGACGACCTGGTGGTCCAAGCCGAGGCTGGCAGCCACCTCCAGGCTGTCCACGCCATCGTCCGCCTTCTCAATCCGCTGTAAGAGCGTCTCCACCACACCGGTGTCCGCCATGCTGGGTCCCCGCTGAGCACCAGAGGCCGGATGTGACGCATCTTCCGTAAAAGCCGAATGTACAATTACCGTAAATACTTTTTTCGTGCGGCAGGCTCTGTCTATGGCTATGGTCTATGGCTGgctcttttaacatttttttttcttcaactttATTAATAACACAGTAATTAAGTAAAACAGTACGGGAATTATTGGAGAAAGAAAACGTTAACAACACATACTCCAgacattaaaagataaatataaataaatataactaaaGTGAATAAGCAACATTGCAAACCAATTTAAATCATCTGAAAATATTAtcaaaaatgtttcataaaaGATGAGATGTCGTTAGAGTAccgtaaatactgtaaatgcaatGTATGAGCTCTCTTTTTCACCCTTGTGACAGTTTACAGCACTTAGGCTTCTTTTTTGACACTAGAGTAAAAACTGATCTCTTCAAAGTGAATTAAATCAGAAATATTCATTACCAACATATAGTACAAATTACTGGTTTAAGTATGAACCTCCTCAGTATTCAGTAGATGCAGCTTTTGTAGTAATTCCAGCCTTTAATGAATGTGGATGAGTCTCTAAAATGAGCTTCAGGTTTCATCCATCCTCCTTACTAAAGTGTACATCAGCTCTGCCAGGTTGCATGGAGATTGTGAGAAAGCTTTTCCCCTAAAAATAAAATTCTGGATTAGGTTGCAATCTGGAGTGACACTTCTGATGTTAAACATTGTTTGTTTGAAGCCATTCCTGTGTATCCTTTGCTTCATTGAACTGCTAGAATCTGATTCAAAGTGGCAGGTTTCTCTCCAACTGCATCAGCTTTTCCTCTGAGGTTTctctctatttattttattcttacaAGCTTTCCAGGAGCTGCTGATGAGGACCATCTCCACAGCATGATACCGCCATCATCAGGCTTCACACTTGGGATGTTGAGTTTATAATGATGTGCAGTGTTTGGTTTGAAAAAGCTCAATTTAAATCCCATCAGACCATACAAGCTCCTTCCAGCTGACTTCATTGTCTTCCCGCATGCCTTCTGGCAAACTGTAACCCAGATGTTATGCGAGTCATTAGTCTCCTTCTTGCACTCAGTGGTTGGGGATGGACTGCTGGAGGCTGATTTACAGCTGGGTCCCACTCAATTTCCATTTCTAAATGGTTGATTTCACTGGATGTTGGCTGTTTGGGGACTTGATGTTCTTGTATCCATCCCAACTTCTATTCAATCAGCTTCCAGATAcagctgtatttatactgcaaTCAATGAAGCCCCCATGACAACACACAAGTGATGTCTACTGGACAAATTGACAGGTCATGATTAAAGTGTCACATTAAATGGGGCAAATACTTAAAACCTACaaaatattcaacatatttattcattttgatcatttttggaCATTAAAGCATTTCTCTGCTCAGTGTCAAAAATCCACTTTATATCTACTTTGATATTTGGAGTATAAAGAATTAAAGACctcttttcaaactaaaaatgtattaatacaaacacacagttatttatacatgaacagaaacacatctTACCCAATCAAAAAATTACATTGAGCTGAAACGTGGATTTCAACATCacattgtgtgttttccagTAACCTCCAAAaagattttattaaaataactcaCATTAGGTAAATTACAAAAGAAGCCAAAGTTACACGCAATGATGAAAAGAACGAGCTAATAGAGTATATTGAAATGTTACAAAAATACAACAGCCTTTGTAGTTTTAAACTACAACATTTGACTAGTTACAcatgagggagggaaaaaaaaacccaacaacctGCTGTGGCCACACGACTCTCTATAAAGAAGGAAACCAAGTCAGAGTGAGTAATCTGTAGCATCAGACTTCACATTCAGTGATGAGGACTGGTAGCGTAGATTCAAAAAACGTTtcttaaaaatttaaaaaacgaGAAAAACCTAAAAACACAAGACCGAGCACTGACCAGACCACTTGAACAAACCACTAAATTTCAGCCGCTGACTCAGCtctgacatcttttttttttttttttttgccgacATGTGCTAcacagaaaccaaaaaaaaaaaaaaagcacataaaaCAGCAAACATGGAGAAAGACAAGAGAGCACAGGCGAGCCGTCTATCGCTTTCTTTGGAGAAGGCTTGAGTCACTGACGATGGGGGCGGAGGGGCGGGGTGCTTGGTGCCGATGATTCACAGACGGGAGGGATTACAGTCTATCTGTACTGGTAATTGCCATCCCCCCTGCCGTAGCCCACTGGGTTGTGGTACTGAGAGTGGTTGGTGCCAAAGCCCTGGTtgtcccctcctgctccctggGAGTTGTAATTGGACTGGTTGTTGAAACCTATGAGGAAAGCGTAGTGACagttaaacacattttagtatGTTGGTGACTCTTAACATATATTGCTCAAATGATTAttgcatttaatgtgtttgttctttaTGTTAAAGTGTTCACATTCAAGTTTTGAGTTACAGCAATCTGCTTTTATGACTACATACCAAATCATTCAGTTTCCATAAGAACACTAGTTTGATCACAAAACTCTCATTATGACACAAACAAGATCTCATTAACATATCATTACATGCAAATTCATCTCACATTTTTCTCATTAGTGTCCCCACCAGCTATCCTTCCTAACCACATACTGTAGTCATGTAGACCGTTTatgtttcaatgtgtgtgtcaaACTCTTTAAATGTCGCCACAgacacccctccacccctccacccctccaccctgaCCCAACACTGTTTGGGTGTTCCTTTTTCCACAAGTATAGTTTTCCACGCTGTATCTGCATCTTTCTCTTAATGCTTTTCTGATATGAGGAAAATTTCATACCTGGAAAAAGTATTTATAGATAGGTCAGTATGTCATTATGATGTGAGCTTCAACAAAAAAGACACTTAACTCTATGGTAACTTTTCTCTTACTTGATACTACTTCACTCATGAGAGGAACAATCAGACTGTGTAGACTGATAGACAATGAACTCAGCTAAGAATGTCCATTTTATACCCGATATCTCAACCCCAGAATACTAGTTAATCTCACACACAAAAGAAGTCATGTTG encodes:
- the farsa gene encoding phenylalanine--tRNA ligase alpha subunit, producing the protein MADTGVVETLLQRIEKADDGVDSLEVAASLGLDHQVVVGAVKSLQALGDMISAELRSSKHWELTGEGSEIAGQGSHEARVFNSIPLEGLAQSELMKLSFGKIGFSKAMSNKWIRVDKAHEGGPRIFKAVESIEDQVREKLLLVQKGNFSQLEEKEKNELKKRKLLSEVTVKSYWITKGSSFSTTVTKQETELTPEMIATGNWKDKTFKPYNFNAMGVAPDSGHLHPLMKVRTQFRQIFLEMGFTEMPTNNFIESSFWNFDSLFQPQQHPARDQHDTFFLSDPALAHEFPPDYLEKVKKVHSEGGYGSQGYKYDWKLEEAQKNILRTHTTAVSARMLYKLAQQEKFTPVKYFSIDRVFRNETLDATHLAEFHQIEGVVADYGLTLGDLMGILHQFFTKLGITKLRFKPAYNPYTEPSMEVFSYHEGLKKWVEVGNSGVFRPEMLLPMGLPEDVSVIAWGLSLERPTMIKYGINNIRELVGHKVNLQMVYDGPICRLDS